From the genome of Halomonas sp. 1513, one region includes:
- a CDS encoding acyl-CoA thioesterase II, protein MSRALDDLVALLGLEMIEENLFRGHSQDLGFPQLFGGQVLGQALSAASQTLDPTRRVHSQHGYFLRPGDPKRPVVYQVDAVRDGGSFTTRRVTAIQRGKPIFFCSASFHGEEQGHAHQLDMPALDDPDTLIANGAKVLSFAGHPIEFLHLDDQYQPGQAARKQLWFRLAGELPDDAALHRYLLAYSSDFNLLTTSLVPQGVKFGDPRLQIASLDHALWFHQDVRVNDWLFYDMDSPWAGGARGFARGSIYNRHGQLVASSAQEGLTRIRD, encoded by the coding sequence ATGTCCCGCGCCCTGGATGACCTGGTTGCCCTGCTAGGCCTGGAAATGATCGAGGAAAACCTGTTCCGAGGCCACAGCCAGGATCTCGGTTTTCCCCAGCTGTTCGGCGGCCAGGTGCTCGGCCAGGCGCTGTCGGCGGCCAGCCAGACCCTCGACCCGACGCGCCGGGTGCACTCCCAGCACGGCTACTTCCTGCGCCCCGGTGACCCCAAGCGCCCGGTGGTCTACCAGGTCGACGCGGTGCGCGACGGCGGCAGCTTCACCACTCGCCGCGTCACCGCCATTCAGCGCGGCAAGCCGATATTCTTCTGCAGCGCCTCCTTCCACGGCGAGGAGCAGGGCCACGCTCACCAGCTCGACATGCCCGCCCTCGACGACCCCGACACCCTGATCGCCAACGGCGCCAAGGTGTTGAGCTTCGCCGGCCACCCCATCGAATTCCTGCATCTCGACGACCAGTATCAGCCCGGCCAGGCGGCGCGCAAGCAGCTGTGGTTCCGGCTGGCCGGCGAGCTGCCCGACGACGCCGCGCTCCATCGCTACCTGCTCGCCTACAGCTCGGACTTCAACCTGCTGACCACCAGCCTGGTGCCGCAGGGCGTCAAGTTCGGCGACCCGCGGCTGCAGATCGCCAGCCTCGACCATGCGCTGTGGTTCCACCAGGACGTCAGGGTCAACGACTGGCTATTCTACGACATGGACAGCCCCTGGGCCGGCGGAGCGCGGGGCTTTGCCCGCGGCAGCATCTACAACCGGCATGGTCAGCTGGTCGCCTCCAGCGCCCAAGAGGGGCTGACTCGTATCCGCGACTGA
- a CDS encoding tRNA-specific adenosine deaminase: MRSDDFYMHRALDQARLALAAGEVPVGAVVVDPAGEIIGAGCNAPIAEHDPSAHAEVQALRAACTRLGNYRLDGCTLFVTLEPCMMCSGALIHARLARVVYGAAEPKTGMVESRANLFAQPWHNHRVAVEGGLLAVQARRLLRDFFAARRDAADD, translated from the coding sequence ATGCGCAGCGACGATTTCTATATGCACCGTGCCCTGGACCAGGCGCGCCTGGCGCTGGCGGCGGGGGAGGTGCCGGTGGGGGCGGTGGTGGTGGACCCCGCCGGCGAGATCATCGGCGCCGGCTGCAATGCGCCGATCGCCGAGCATGACCCCAGTGCGCATGCCGAGGTGCAGGCGCTGCGGGCGGCCTGCACCCGGCTCGGCAACTATCGCCTCGACGGCTGCACCCTCTTCGTGACCCTCGAGCCGTGCATGATGTGCAGCGGTGCGCTGATTCACGCGCGCCTGGCGCGGGTGGTGTATGGCGCCGCCGAACCCAAGACCGGCATGGTCGAGTCGCGCGCCAACCTGTTCGCCCAGCCCTGGCACAATCACCGCGTTGCGGTCGAGGGTGGCTTGTTGGCGGTCCAGGCCAGGCGACTGCTGCGCGACTTCTTCGCCGCACGTCGCGACGCCGCGGATGACTAG
- a CDS encoding lytic transglycosylase F, whose translation MLKALLPHLRRHPRGYLLTCVGIALMWLVPPQSAPHGPQWEAIQARAFLAVHTRNTPTTYYEGRHGPTGFEYALARRFAEHLGLSLSMDAEPNVEQVLESVRQGHADIGAASLPLDLRQPGLIYSRPILTLQPLVVYRRGLPSVRDIDDLRGLTIASIRGSGTGQVLRELQQELPELSWKESDGLEVADLLQRIEAGSLDAAVVYQHQFKTNRLFFPEVELGFPLGEPLSMAWAFPAGQGAALQQRAQAFLHDLQRDGTLDELISRYFGHDDYLEYVGARIFISHVRNKLPEYADLFRQAARDSGFDWRLLAALGYQESHWDPEATSPTGVRGLMMLTNPTAEELGVSDRLDPQQSIDGGARYLRQMKERLPDSINGDDRLWMAMAAYNVGLGHLYDARNIAEQRGGDPNRWADVREALPLLQNSEWYSQTRHGYARGGEPVIYVRNIRRYYEILDYVDRSQQQFYQLNERLPDDDDDNHLFDVIPPVL comes from the coding sequence ATGCTCAAGGCCTTACTGCCACATCTGCGCCGCCACCCACGCGGCTATCTGCTGACGTGCGTCGGTATCGCACTGATGTGGCTCGTGCCCCCTCAGTCGGCGCCCCACGGCCCCCAGTGGGAGGCCATTCAGGCACGCGCCTTCCTCGCCGTTCACACCCGCAACACCCCCACCACCTACTACGAAGGGCGCCACGGCCCCACCGGGTTCGAGTATGCCCTGGCGCGGCGCTTCGCCGAGCACCTCGGGCTCAGCCTGTCGATGGATGCCGAGCCCAACGTCGAGCAGGTACTCGAGTCAGTGCGCCAGGGCCACGCCGACATCGGCGCCGCATCGCTGCCGCTGGATCTGCGCCAGCCTGGACTGATCTACAGCCGGCCGATCCTCACCCTGCAACCGCTGGTGGTCTACCGCCGCGGGCTGCCCTCGGTGCGCGACATCGACGACCTGCGCGGCCTGACCATCGCCAGCATCCGCGGTTCGGGCACCGGGCAGGTGCTGCGCGAACTGCAGCAGGAGCTCCCCGAGTTGAGCTGGAAGGAGTCCGATGGGCTGGAGGTAGCCGACCTGCTGCAGCGCATCGAGGCCGGCAGCCTCGACGCGGCGGTGGTCTACCAGCACCAGTTCAAGACCAACCGGCTGTTCTTTCCCGAGGTCGAGCTGGGCTTCCCCCTCGGCGAGCCGCTGTCGATGGCCTGGGCGTTTCCCGCCGGCCAGGGCGCGGCGCTGCAGCAGCGCGCCCAGGCGTTTCTTCACGACCTGCAGCGCGACGGCACTCTCGATGAATTGATCAGCCGTTATTTCGGCCACGACGACTACCTGGAGTACGTCGGCGCGCGCATCTTCATCAGCCACGTGCGCAACAAGCTGCCCGAATACGCCGACCTGTTCCGCCAGGCGGCCCGCGACAGCGGCTTCGACTGGCGTCTGCTCGCCGCCCTGGGCTACCAGGAGTCGCACTGGGACCCCGAGGCCACCTCGCCCACCGGGGTGCGCGGCCTGATGATGCTGACCAACCCCACCGCCGAGGAGCTCGGCGTCAGCGACCGCCTCGACCCCCAGCAGAGCATCGACGGCGGTGCCCGCTACCTGCGTCAAATGAAAGAGCGCCTACCCGACTCAATTAACGGTGACGATCGCCTCTGGATGGCCATGGCGGCCTATAATGTCGGCTTAGGTCATTTATATGATGCGCGTAATATCGCCGAGCAGCGCGGCGGTGACCCCAACCGCTGGGCCGATGTCCGCGAGGCACTGCCGCTGTTGCAGAACAGCGAGTGGTACAGCCAGACCCGCCACGGCTATGCCCGCGGCGGCGAGCCGGTGATCTACGTGCGCAATATCCGCCGCTACTACGAGATTCTCGACTACGTTGACCGCAGCCAGCAGCAGTTCTATCAGCTCAACGAGCGCCTGCCGGACGACGATGACGACAACCATCTGTTCGACGTCATCCCGCCGGTGCTCTGA
- a CDS encoding phosphoribosylformylglycinamidine synthase — protein MLELRGAPALSAFRHAKLLATLRDRVPEVDTLHAEYVHFVDHHGELDDDQRQLLERLLDYGSQAGAAQEGHLFLVVPRIGTQSPWSSKATDIAHNCGLAKVRRVERGVAYRVRLNGTLSEDAFEAIVATLHDRMTETVLANSSDAARLFAHHEPAPLGQVDILDGGRAALAEANVQLGLALAEDEIDYLLEAFQGLGRNPADVELMMFAQANSEHCRHKIFNADWVVDGEAQPHSLFKMIKNTHACSPDDVLSAYSDNAAVIEGSRAPRFFATPLTGKAGERARYAAVEEPIQILMKVETHNHPTAIAPHPGAATGAGGEIRDEGATGIGGKPKAGLTGFSVSNLRIPEFVQPWEAFDYGKPERIVSALEIMLDGPIGGAAFNNEFGRPNLAGYFRTYEQDALGNDGVERRGYHKPIMLAGGYGNIRAGHVQKGEIPVGGKLIVMGGPAMLIGLGGGAASSMASGSSSADLDFASVQRDNPEIERRVQEVIDRCWALGDANPIRFIHDVGAGGLSNALPELVKDGERGGRFELRAIPNAEPGMSPLEIWCNEAQERYVLAVAPDDLETFEALCARERCPYAVVGEASEAHHLTVADGHFETTPVDLPMSVLFGKPPKMTREFQRQSRVLSGVMLDNLDLREAVDRVLRLPAVASKSFLITIGDRSITGQVARDQMVGPWQVPVADVAVTTASFDTHAGEAMAMGERPPVALIDPAASARLAVAEAITNLAAAPIAKLGDIKLSANWMSAADHPGENQALYDAVHAVGMELCPALGIAIPVGKDSMSMRTAWQEENARGELEEKSVTAPLSLAVTGFAPVSDALKTLTPQINLDQDESDLILIDLGGGQNRLGGSALAQVYGQVGDECPDVDDPEDLKAFFEVIQGLNRDGKLLAYHDRSDGGLLVTLLEMAFAAHAGLEIKLDWLIDEPVDAFNALFAEELGAVIQVNRQYTEEVLAQFAVAGIETCGVIARPRYDDQVRVTLFEEPLLETTRLLTQRTWAETSYRLQALRDNPDCAKSEFDGLLDDRDPGLSAQPSFDVDEDIAAPFVNVARPAMAVLREQGVNGQVEMAWAFDRAGFEAVDVHMSDILAGRVSLDDFKGLVACGGFSYGDVLGAGGGWAKSVLFNERAREQFAAFFGRDDSFALGVCNGCQMLSQLKELIPGADNWPRFVRNESEQFEARVSMVQVEESPSILLAGMQGSRLPIAVAHGEGRAEFRDSGHLRAMQGSSQIALRYVDHYGQVTSRYPANPNGSPSGITGLTTPDGRVTIMMPHPERVARAVTNSWRPAEWTQDGAWLRLFRNARVWLG, from the coding sequence ATGCTTGAACTGCGAGGTGCGCCTGCCCTTTCTGCTTTCCGACATGCCAAGCTGCTGGCCACCCTGCGCGACCGGGTTCCCGAGGTCGACACGCTGCACGCCGAGTACGTCCACTTCGTCGACCACCACGGTGAGCTGGATGACGACCAGCGCCAGCTGCTCGAACGCCTCCTCGATTACGGCAGCCAGGCCGGGGCGGCACAGGAGGGCCATCTGTTCCTGGTGGTGCCGCGTATCGGCACCCAGTCGCCGTGGTCGTCGAAGGCCACCGACATTGCCCACAACTGCGGCCTGGCCAAGGTGCGTCGGGTGGAGCGCGGCGTGGCCTATCGGGTGCGGCTGAACGGCACCCTCTCGGAGGACGCCTTCGAGGCCATCGTCGCCACCCTCCACGACCGCATGACCGAGACGGTGCTGGCCAACTCAAGCGACGCGGCACGGCTATTCGCCCACCACGAGCCGGCGCCGCTGGGCCAGGTCGACATCCTCGACGGCGGCCGCGCGGCGCTGGCCGAGGCCAACGTCCAGCTCGGCCTGGCGCTGGCCGAGGATGAGATCGACTACCTGCTCGAGGCGTTCCAGGGCCTGGGCCGCAATCCCGCCGACGTCGAGCTGATGATGTTCGCCCAGGCCAACTCCGAGCACTGCCGGCACAAGATCTTCAACGCCGACTGGGTGGTCGACGGCGAGGCGCAGCCGCATTCGCTGTTCAAGATGATCAAGAACACCCACGCCTGCTCGCCGGATGACGTGCTCTCCGCCTACAGCGACAACGCCGCGGTGATCGAGGGCAGCCGTGCGCCGCGCTTCTTCGCCACGCCGCTGACCGGCAAGGCCGGCGAGCGCGCCCGCTATGCCGCCGTCGAGGAGCCGATCCAGATCCTGATGAAGGTGGAGACCCACAACCACCCCACGGCGATCGCCCCGCACCCGGGCGCGGCCACCGGTGCCGGCGGCGAGATCCGCGACGAGGGCGCCACCGGCATCGGCGGCAAGCCCAAGGCGGGCCTGACCGGTTTCAGCGTCTCCAACCTGCGTATCCCTGAATTCGTGCAGCCCTGGGAAGCCTTCGACTACGGCAAGCCAGAGCGCATCGTCAGCGCCCTGGAGATCATGCTCGACGGGCCGATCGGCGGCGCCGCCTTCAACAACGAGTTCGGCCGCCCCAACCTGGCCGGCTACTTCCGCACCTACGAGCAGGATGCGCTGGGCAACGACGGCGTCGAGCGGCGCGGCTACCACAAGCCGATCATGCTCGCCGGCGGCTACGGCAATATTCGCGCGGGTCATGTGCAGAAGGGCGAGATCCCCGTCGGCGGCAAGCTGATCGTGATGGGTGGCCCGGCGATGCTGATCGGCCTGGGCGGCGGGGCGGCCTCGTCGATGGCCTCGGGCAGCTCCAGCGCCGACCTCGACTTCGCCTCGGTGCAGCGCGACAACCCCGAGATCGAGCGCCGCGTCCAGGAGGTGATCGACCGCTGCTGGGCGCTGGGTGACGCCAATCCGATCCGCTTCATTCACGACGTGGGCGCCGGCGGGCTGTCCAACGCCCTACCCGAGCTGGTCAAGGACGGCGAGCGCGGCGGCCGCTTCGAACTGCGCGCGATCCCCAACGCCGAGCCGGGCATGAGCCCGCTGGAGATCTGGTGCAACGAGGCGCAGGAGCGCTACGTGCTGGCGGTGGCGCCCGACGACCTCGAGACCTTCGAGGCGCTGTGTGCTCGCGAGCGCTGCCCCTATGCGGTGGTCGGCGAGGCCAGCGAGGCGCATCATCTGACGGTGGCGGATGGCCACTTCGAGACCACGCCGGTCGACCTGCCGATGAGCGTGCTGTTCGGCAAGCCGCCCAAGATGACCCGCGAGTTCCAGCGCCAGTCGCGGGTGCTGTCCGGGGTGATGCTCGACAACCTCGACCTGCGCGAGGCAGTGGACCGGGTGCTGCGGCTGCCGGCAGTGGCTTCCAAGAGCTTTTTGATCACCATCGGCGACCGCTCGATCACCGGCCAGGTGGCCCGCGACCAGATGGTCGGCCCCTGGCAGGTGCCGGTGGCCGACGTGGCGGTGACCACGGCGAGCTTCGACACCCATGCCGGCGAAGCCATGGCGATGGGCGAGCGGCCCCCGGTGGCGCTGATCGACCCCGCCGCCAGCGCGCGGCTGGCGGTGGCCGAGGCGATCACCAACCTGGCCGCCGCGCCGATCGCCAAGCTCGGCGATATCAAGCTCTCCGCCAACTGGATGAGCGCCGCCGACCATCCCGGTGAGAACCAGGCCCTGTACGACGCCGTCCATGCGGTGGGCATGGAACTCTGCCCGGCGCTGGGGATCGCCATCCCGGTGGGCAAGGACTCGATGTCGATGCGCACCGCCTGGCAGGAGGAGAACGCCAGGGGCGAGCTCGAGGAGAAGAGCGTCACCGCGCCGCTGTCGCTGGCGGTCACCGGCTTCGCCCCGGTCAGCGATGCGCTGAAGACGCTCACCCCGCAGATCAACCTCGACCAGGACGAGTCCGACCTGATCCTGATCGATCTGGGCGGCGGCCAGAACCGCCTCGGCGGCTCGGCGCTGGCCCAGGTCTACGGCCAGGTCGGTGACGAGTGCCCCGACGTCGACGACCCGGAGGACCTCAAGGCGTTCTTCGAGGTGATCCAGGGACTCAACCGCGACGGCAAGCTGCTCGCCTACCACGACCGTAGCGACGGCGGCCTGCTGGTGACGCTGCTGGAGATGGCCTTCGCCGCCCATGCCGGCCTCGAGATCAAGCTCGACTGGCTGATCGACGAGCCGGTGGACGCCTTCAACGCGCTGTTCGCCGAGGAGCTCGGCGCGGTGATCCAGGTCAACCGCCAGTACACCGAGGAGGTGCTGGCGCAGTTCGCCGTCGCCGGTATCGAGACCTGCGGGGTGATCGCCCGGCCGCGCTACGACGACCAGGTGCGAGTGACGCTGTTCGAGGAGCCGCTGCTCGAGACCACCCGCCTGCTGACCCAGCGCACCTGGGCCGAGACCAGCTATCGCCTGCAGGCGCTGCGCGACAACCCCGACTGCGCCAAGAGCGAGTTCGACGGCCTGCTCGACGACCGCGACCCGGGCCTCTCGGCGCAGCCCAGCTTCGACGTCGACGAGGATATCGCCGCGCCCTTCGTCAACGTCGCGCGTCCGGCCATGGCGGTGCTGCGCGAGCAGGGCGTCAACGGCCAGGTGGAGATGGCCTGGGCCTTCGACCGTGCCGGCTTCGAGGCGGTCGACGTGCATATGAGCGATATCCTCGCCGGACGCGTGTCGCTGGACGACTTCAAGGGCCTGGTGGCCTGCGGCGGCTTCTCCTACGGCGACGTGCTCGGCGCCGGCGGCGGCTGGGCCAAGTCGGTGCTGTTCAATGAACGCGCCCGCGAGCAGTTCGCCGCCTTCTTCGGCCGCGACGACAGCTTCGCCCTCGGCGTCTGCAACGGCTGCCAGATGCTCTCCCAGCTCAAGGAGCTGATCCCCGGCGCCGACAACTGGCCGCGCTTCGTGCGCAACGAGTCGGAGCAGTTCGAGGCGCGGGTATCGATGGTGCAGGTCGAGGAGAGCCCGTCGATCCTGCTGGCCGGGATGCAGGGCTCACGGCTGCCGATCGCCGTGGCCCACGGCGAAGGGCGCGCCGAGTTCCGCGACAGCGGCCACCTGCGCGCCATGCAGGGCAGCAGCCAGATCGCGCTGCGCTACGTCGACCACTACGGCCAGGTCACCAGCCGCTATCCGGCCAACCCCAACGGCTCGCCGTCGGGCATCACCGGCCTGACCACCCCGGACGGCCGGGTCACCATCATGATGCCGCACCCCGAGCGGGTGGCGCGGGCGGTGACCAACTCCTGGCGCCCGGCAGAGTGGACTCAGGACGGCGCCTGGCTGCGGCTGTTCCGCAACGCCCGGGTGTGGCTCGGCTGA
- a CDS encoding ATP-dependent helicase has product MTTISSPPPGLPKLRPYQQQAVGRVVEHFRASDEPAVVVLPTGSGKSLVIAELARLARGRVLVLAHVRELVEQNHAKYLAYGLQADIFSAGLGRKESARQVVFGSVQSVVRNLDAFGAQTPGQGAFTLLVIDECHRVSLDDDSSYRRVIDHLQRLNPRLKVLGLTATPFRLGQGFIYHRHYHGMVRGDETCFFRDCVFEQPLRLMVKQGYLAPPRRIDAAVERYDFSALAPAASGLYREEELNRVVAGHRATPGIIAEIVERGAERQGVMIFAASVAHAEEILGYLPAGEAALITGATPGGEREAIIAAFKAREIKTLVNVAVLTTGFDAPHVDLIAILRPTESVGLYQQIVGRGLRPAPGKQDCLILDYAGNPWDLYAPEVGAPKPASDAEPVQVECPECGHANLFWGKRDGELVIEHYGRRCQGLITDPAPASGASRGSRGAGDKERGAASGARRQCDFRFRFKLCGECGAENDIAARRCHGCQTLLVDADDKLKAALRLKDARVLRVAGMQLEATVNGRGMPRLKVTYHDEDGATLAEWFALETAAQRGAFHAVFLRDHLRAPGGAWRPTSPQAVIDEQRRLRAPDFVVGRKVGRHWQVREKLFDYTGRYRRADSAAL; this is encoded by the coding sequence ATGACCACGATTTCCTCCCCGCCGCCAGGCTTGCCCAAGCTTCGCCCCTACCAGCAGCAGGCGGTAGGCCGGGTGGTCGAGCATTTCCGTGCCAGCGATGAGCCGGCGGTGGTGGTGCTGCCTACCGGCAGCGGCAAGTCGCTGGTGATCGCCGAGCTGGCGCGCCTGGCCCGCGGCCGGGTGCTGGTACTGGCCCACGTGCGTGAGCTGGTCGAGCAGAACCACGCCAAGTACCTCGCCTACGGCTTGCAAGCGGATATCTTCAGCGCCGGGCTGGGGCGCAAGGAGAGCGCGCGCCAGGTGGTGTTCGGCTCGGTGCAGTCGGTGGTCAGGAACCTCGACGCCTTCGGCGCCCAGACGCCGGGGCAGGGCGCCTTCACGCTGCTGGTGATCGACGAGTGCCACCGGGTCTCGCTGGACGACGACTCGAGCTACCGCCGGGTGATCGATCATCTGCAGCGCCTCAATCCCCGCCTCAAGGTGCTGGGCCTCACCGCCACGCCATTTCGGCTGGGCCAGGGCTTCATCTACCACCGCCACTACCACGGCATGGTGCGAGGCGACGAGACCTGCTTCTTTCGCGACTGCGTGTTCGAGCAGCCGCTGCGGCTGATGGTCAAGCAGGGCTACCTGGCGCCGCCGAGGCGCATCGATGCGGCGGTCGAGCGCTACGACTTCTCGGCGCTGGCGCCGGCGGCCAGCGGCCTCTACCGCGAGGAGGAGCTCAACCGGGTGGTGGCGGGCCATCGCGCCACCCCGGGCATCATCGCCGAGATCGTCGAGCGCGGCGCCGAGCGCCAGGGAGTGATGATCTTCGCCGCCAGTGTGGCCCACGCCGAGGAGATCCTCGGCTACCTGCCCGCCGGCGAGGCGGCGCTGATCACCGGTGCCACCCCGGGGGGCGAGCGCGAGGCGATCATTGCCGCCTTCAAGGCCCGCGAGATCAAGACCCTGGTCAACGTGGCGGTGCTGACCACCGGCTTCGATGCGCCCCACGTCGATCTGATCGCCATCCTGCGCCCCACCGAGTCGGTGGGCCTCTACCAGCAGATCGTCGGCCGCGGCCTGCGCCCGGCGCCGGGCAAGCAGGACTGCCTTATCCTCGACTACGCCGGTAACCCCTGGGATCTCTATGCGCCGGAGGTAGGCGCACCCAAGCCCGCCTCCGACGCCGAGCCGGTGCAGGTCGAGTGCCCCGAGTGCGGCCACGCCAACCTGTTCTGGGGCAAGCGCGACGGCGAGCTGGTGATCGAGCACTACGGCCGCCGCTGCCAGGGGCTCATCACGGACCCCGCTCCCGCTTCTGGCGCAAGCAGAGGCTCGCGAGGCGCGGGCGATAAGGAACGAGGCGCGGCGTCGGGCGCCCGTAGGCAGTGCGATTTCCGCTTTCGCTTCAAGCTGTGCGGCGAGTGCGGCGCCGAGAACGATATCGCCGCGCGGCGCTGCCACGGCTGCCAGACGCTGCTGGTCGACGCCGACGACAAGCTCAAGGCGGCGCTCAGGCTCAAGGATGCCCGGGTGCTGCGGGTGGCCGGCATGCAGCTCGAGGCCACCGTCAACGGCCGCGGCATGCCGCGCCTCAAGGTCACCTACCACGATGAGGACGGCGCCACCCTGGCCGAGTGGTTCGCTCTCGAGACCGCGGCCCAGCGCGGCGCCTTCCATGCCGTGTTCCTGCGCGACCACCTGCGTGCGCCGGGGGGCGCCTGGCGTCCCACCAGTCCGCAAGCGGTGATCGACGAGCAGCGCCGTCTGCGCGCCCCGGACTTCGTGGTGGGTCGCAAGGTCGGCCGCCACTGGCAGGTGCGCGAGAAGCTGTTCGACTACACCGGCCGCTATCGGCGCGCCGACAGTGCGGCGCTGTGA
- a CDS encoding segregation/condensation protein A, which translates to MSETPTTVVEGSQAPQQGELFARVLDEPVYAPPEDLYIPPEALRVFLETFEGPLDLLLYLIRRQNLDILSIDVAAITHQYIEYVELMKAMEIELAGEYLLMAAMLAEIKSRTLLPRPPKGDEDDDEGDPRAELIRRLQEYERLKHAAETLGELPRLGRDWFPAQAGLPPLESRVIHPDVELDELLAALSGILRRAELTQSHQISREVLSTRERMLAIMARLEHQHYTPFEALFTLEEGRAGVIVTFMAILELAKEAMIEIVQNAPLSPIHVRARLAGDAAETPEDIDDELGESPFDHEEALPPS; encoded by the coding sequence GTGAGCGAGACGCCCACCACCGTCGTCGAAGGGAGCCAAGCGCCGCAGCAGGGCGAGCTGTTCGCGCGGGTGCTCGACGAGCCGGTCTATGCGCCGCCGGAGGACCTGTATATTCCGCCGGAGGCGCTGCGGGTGTTCCTCGAGACCTTCGAGGGGCCGCTCGACCTGCTGCTCTATCTGATCCGGCGCCAGAACCTGGATATCCTGAGCATCGACGTCGCCGCCATCACCCACCAGTACATCGAGTACGTCGAGCTGATGAAGGCGATGGAGATCGAGCTGGCCGGCGAGTACCTGCTGATGGCGGCGATGCTGGCCGAGATCAAGTCGCGCACGCTGCTGCCGCGGCCGCCCAAGGGCGATGAGGATGACGACGAGGGCGATCCGCGAGCCGAGCTGATTCGCCGCCTGCAGGAGTACGAGCGGCTCAAGCACGCCGCCGAGACCCTGGGCGAACTGCCGCGCCTGGGCCGCGACTGGTTTCCCGCCCAGGCCGGCCTGCCGCCGCTGGAATCGCGGGTCATCCACCCCGACGTCGAACTCGACGAGCTATTGGCGGCGCTGTCGGGTATCCTGCGCCGCGCCGAGCTGACGCAGTCGCACCAGATCAGCCGCGAAGTGCTCTCGACCCGCGAGCGCATGCTGGCGATCATGGCGCGGCTCGAGCATCAGCACTACACCCCCTTCGAGGCGCTGTTTACCCTCGAGGAGGGGCGCGCCGGGGTGATCGTGACCTTCATGGCGATCCTCGAGCTGGCCAAGGAGGCGATGATCGAGATCGTGCAGAATGCGCCGCTGTCGCCGATTCATGTGCGCGCGCGCTTGGCCGGCGATGCCGCCGAGACGCCCGAGGACATCGACGACGAGCTGGGCGAGAGCCCGTTCGACCACGAGGAAGCGTTACCGCCATCATGA
- a CDS encoding SMC-Scp complex subunit ScpB produces the protein MNTRISDPVSPLDEILEAALLAAGEPLSPERLEALFDDHERPSRRELRAALARLGERMEHGALELIETASGFQLRIRSRLSPWVSRLWDERPQRYSRALLETLALIAYRQPVTRGDIEEVRGVAVSSSIMRTLAERGWIRVVGQRDVPGRPSVYATTRQFLDDFGLKTLDALPPMHELQDFEARLVDYEQGEARDAEARDSNARDDSQQQATTGTVEAETHAGTASTRPGLSFADLEARLAERAPESVDEDGRGGVEPSTDEMSEDP, from the coding sequence ATGAACACGCGCATCAGCGACCCGGTAAGCCCCCTGGACGAGATTCTCGAGGCGGCGCTGCTGGCCGCCGGCGAGCCGCTCTCGCCGGAGCGGCTCGAGGCGCTGTTCGATGACCATGAGCGGCCGTCGCGGCGCGAGCTGCGCGCGGCACTGGCGCGGCTCGGTGAACGCATGGAGCACGGCGCCCTGGAGCTGATCGAGACCGCCTCCGGCTTTCAGCTGCGGATTCGCTCGCGGCTCTCGCCGTGGGTGTCGCGGCTGTGGGACGAGCGCCCGCAGCGCTACTCGCGGGCGCTGCTCGAGACCCTGGCGCTGATCGCCTATCGTCAGCCGGTGACCCGCGGCGATATCGAGGAGGTGCGCGGGGTGGCGGTGAGCAGTTCGATCATGCGCACCCTGGCCGAGCGCGGCTGGATCCGTGTGGTCGGCCAGCGCGACGTGCCGGGACGGCCGTCGGTGTATGCCACCACGCGCCAGTTCCTCGACGACTTCGGCCTCAAGACGCTCGACGCGCTGCCGCCGATGCACGAACTACAGGATTTCGAAGCGCGCCTGGTCGACTACGAGCAGGGCGAGGCGCGAGACGCCGAAGCGCGCGACAGCAACGCGCGGGACGACAGTCAGCAGCAGGCCACGACCGGGACGGTCGAGGCCGAAACACACGCCGGGACGGCGTCCACGCGGCCCGGGTTGAGCTTCGCCGATCTCGAAGCCCGCCTGGCCGAACGCGCCCCCGAGAGCGTCGATGAAGACGGACGCGGGGGCGTGGAACCCTCTACAGACGAGATGTCAGAAGATCCATGA